Proteins from a genomic interval of Pseudomonas paeninsulae:
- a CDS encoding hybrid sensor histidine kinase/response regulator: MGDRHDYVALEWVKGEIAETLKQARQALEAYVENPQDSTRMRFCLTYVHQVHGTLQMVEFYGAALLAEEMEHLAQALMEGRVANQGEALEVLMQAILQLPVYLDRIQTARRDLPMVVLPLLNDLRAARGEKLLSETSLFSPDMSVRAPALSAESLDELRTAELPILLRKLRQMLQVALVGVIRNQDLPTNLGYMARVFGRLETLCKDAPLGPLWQIASGLVEGLASGGVINSPSVRTLLREVDKELKRLLEQGADGINQPASDELTKNLLFYVAKAPAQSPRIRVLKERFRLDDALPDNDIVDEERARLAGPDRDAMRSVVGALCEELVRVKDSLDLFVRSDRNQVAELDSLLAPLKQIADTLAVLGFGQPRKVILDQIDVVHGLALGRQAPSDAVLMDVAGALLYVEATLAGMVGPVADGSREENHLPTTDVAQIHQLVIKEARNGLEQAKDAIIEFIASQWNHEHLARVPALLTQVRGGLAMIPLARAADLLNACNRYIQEQLLARKAVPNWQSLDTLADAITSVEYYLERLAEDHGSQGDLILDVAEESLASLGYPLQEKPSILDALEPRQEDFAPLADPLHDLDVLVDEPAEAEALEPFAQPGAQVAPAPFEEPSGELAETDTAMVEAPQPLDDDGCSLAPLEADPLALDLQFESPAIEPLPALDLGEEPLAAFSSDAMQLDEIQQEEPSLDELDSPGHWDEAELVSLGVPEVELPSAPLTVAEPAPEADKPLSLADVMAAPLQAINPPAHDVPPSLLPPPADEESFDEELMEVFVEEAGEVLETVGEFLPQWCADPANKEALIEIRRAFHTLKGSGRMVRALVIGELGWSIENLLNRVLDRSIQPAADVLQVVADVVALMPALVDEFATKAQRQRDDVDLLAATAHALAKGQSLTKADAPAVPIAPPEGEVEAVATVAEQDDVLDGEPLYGEPLDPQLLEIFRNEAETHLDTLVGFLANCAQELPQPVTDDLQRALHTLKGSAYMAGILPVAEIAAPLEKMLKEFKSNLIPMDLAEAELFSAAEKLFRLGLAQLETQPLALLPGAPEFLERAHKLHQDRLEAAQSSRQSGQGETRDPQLIGIFLAEGMDILLDAEALLRRWREHPSDRQELSALLDELTTLGRGAEMAELPQIDELCEALLDLYGAVEEGSLAVSERFFSEAEQAHEALINMMDQVAAGLQVSAEPARVEALRVLLGEALDPRALALLSTEGQAGQEPVELDAATAAIEQTPWARENDGETVTAVELQVDEDAGCMPEHAAALPGHEVLDAEMVEIFLEEAVDILESAGQALQRWSAEPDNKAALSSLQRDLHTLKGGARMAEIRPIGDLAHELESLYEGLVDRRFSHSPALVALLQQSHDCLAMLLEQLQNQAELQLPHELIEAIRRFRQGGGAQNLSAAATAAEDDLEAEAEAEAEAEREVEVEVDDEDELASSLHSEDEIELSLETDLEADAGQDLAEVEPEALAVPAVTDADKPAAAELEDQPDQELVDIFLEEGFDIIDSSGAALLRWMDDVDNSLELEALQRDLHTLKGGARMAEVREIGDLAHELEFLYEGLGDGRLRPSQELFDLLQTCHDRLAEMLDAVRGKRAVPDGDALIETIKHFRANPEQQLSIPSAVQLKAVAENQGQDDDESDILDIFLEEADDLLESMEAAMGRWDQSRDDGAAIDDMLRVLHTLKGGARLAGQNRLGNLTHDLESHLSEALLQGAPWPESLFLDVQSGFEGLQKELDQLRQRLQASFAEDDNAAAGVGATAAKVPGLLAPIVAASELPARELVAKVLPFVRRAQEAAQEAAARRAPQELVKVPAELLEGLVNLAGETSIFRGRVEQQVSDFGFTLSEMEATIDRVRDQLRRLDIETQAQILSRYQAEAERAGYEDFDPLEMDRHSQLQQLSRALFESASDLLDLKETLAMRNRDAETLLLQQARVNTELQEGLMRTRMVPFDRLVPRLRRIVRQVAGELGKQVEFVLGNADGEMDRTVLERIVAPLEHMLRNAVDHGIESAAVRRAAGKPEQGTIRLNLGREGGDIVLTLSDDGGGIKLDAVRRKAIERGLMDQGSDLTDHEILQFILEAGFSTAEAVTQISGRGVGMDVVHSEVKQLGGSMSIDSTPGEGTRFAIRLPFTVSVNRALMVLSGEDLYAIPLNTIEGIVRISPYELEALYDQSGSAAVETPRFEYAGQAYELRYLGDLLSNGQQPKLVGQSLPLPVILVRSSEHAVAVQVDSLAGSREIVVKSLGPQFAGVHGISGATILGDGRVVVILDLLATIRVLHAHLLNQLHPRMLGHTATAAEIEADRPTLVMVVDDSVTVRKVTSRLLERNGMNVLTAKDGVDAISQLQEHKPDIMLLDIEMPRMDGFEVATLVRHDEHLKDLPIIMITSRTGAKHRERALAIGVNEYLGKPYQESLLLESIAKLVDRRPVERHPDSRA; the protein is encoded by the coding sequence ATGGGGGATCGGCACGACTATGTCGCCCTGGAATGGGTCAAAGGCGAAATCGCGGAAACCCTGAAACAGGCGCGCCAAGCCTTGGAGGCGTACGTCGAGAATCCGCAGGATTCAACGCGCATGCGCTTCTGCCTGACCTATGTGCACCAGGTACATGGCACTCTGCAAATGGTGGAGTTCTACGGCGCTGCGCTGCTCGCCGAAGAAATGGAGCACCTGGCCCAGGCGTTGATGGAAGGTCGCGTGGCCAACCAGGGCGAAGCCCTGGAAGTGCTGATGCAGGCCATCCTCCAGCTGCCGGTCTACCTCGACCGTATCCAGACTGCCCGCCGCGATTTGCCGATGGTGGTGTTGCCACTGCTCAACGACCTGCGTGCCGCCCGTGGCGAAAAGCTGCTCTCGGAAACCAGTTTGTTTTCCCCGGATATGTCCGTGCGCGCGCCGGCCTTGTCTGCCGAGTCCCTGGACGAACTGCGCACCGCGGAACTGCCAATACTGCTGCGCAAACTGCGGCAAATGCTGCAGGTGGCCCTGGTCGGGGTCATTCGCAATCAGGATCTACCAACCAATCTGGGTTACATGGCGCGGGTTTTCGGCCGTCTTGAGACGCTGTGCAAAGACGCGCCGCTCGGCCCCTTGTGGCAGATCGCCTCGGGTCTGGTCGAGGGCCTGGCCAGCGGCGGCGTGATCAATAGTCCGTCGGTACGCACCCTGTTGCGCGAGGTCGATAAAGAGCTCAAGCGTCTGCTCGAACAGGGCGCCGACGGGATCAACCAGCCTGCCTCCGACGAGTTGACCAAGAATCTGTTGTTCTATGTGGCCAAGGCACCGGCGCAGTCGCCGCGCATCAGGGTCTTGAAGGAACGGTTCCGTCTCGACGACGCGTTACCGGATAACGATATCGTCGATGAGGAGCGTGCCCGTCTGGCCGGTCCGGATCGCGATGCCATGCGCTCGGTAGTCGGCGCGCTGTGCGAGGAGCTGGTGCGGGTCAAGGACAGCCTCGACCTGTTCGTGCGTAGTGACCGCAATCAGGTGGCCGAGCTGGATAGCCTGCTGGCACCGCTCAAGCAGATTGCCGACACCTTGGCCGTGCTGGGTTTCGGTCAGCCACGCAAAGTCATCCTCGATCAGATCGACGTGGTTCACGGCCTGGCCCTTGGCCGGCAGGCGCCGAGCGATGCAGTGCTGATGGATGTTGCCGGTGCGCTGCTGTATGTCGAAGCGACCCTGGCCGGCATGGTCGGTCCGGTTGCCGACGGCTCTCGCGAAGAGAATCATCTGCCCACCACCGACGTGGCGCAGATTCACCAGCTGGTGATCAAGGAAGCGCGCAATGGCCTGGAACAGGCCAAGGACGCGATCATCGAATTCATTGCCTCGCAGTGGAATCACGAGCACCTGGCGCGTGTGCCGGCGCTGCTGACCCAGGTGCGTGGCGGCCTGGCCATGATTCCGCTGGCGCGAGCCGCGGATCTGTTGAATGCCTGCAATCGCTATATTCAGGAGCAGCTGCTGGCGCGCAAGGCCGTGCCGAACTGGCAGAGCCTGGACACCTTGGCCGATGCCATCACCAGCGTCGAGTACTACCTCGAGCGCCTGGCCGAAGACCACGGCAGTCAGGGTGACCTGATTCTCGATGTGGCCGAGGAAAGCCTGGCAAGTCTCGGCTATCCACTGCAAGAAAAGCCCTCGATTCTCGATGCGCTCGAGCCACGGCAAGAAGATTTCGCACCGCTTGCCGACCCCCTGCATGACCTCGACGTACTGGTCGATGAGCCAGCCGAGGCCGAGGCTCTTGAACCGTTTGCGCAGCCGGGGGCGCAGGTCGCACCCGCGCCGTTCGAGGAGCCGAGCGGCGAACTCGCCGAGACCGACACTGCGATGGTCGAGGCCCCGCAGCCACTTGACGATGACGGTTGCAGTCTGGCCCCGCTGGAAGCCGATCCACTGGCGCTCGATCTGCAGTTCGAGTCGCCGGCAATCGAACCGTTGCCGGCCCTTGATCTCGGCGAAGAGCCACTGGCTGCCTTCAGCAGCGATGCCATGCAGTTGGACGAGATACAACAGGAAGAGCCGAGTCTGGACGAGCTGGACAGCCCTGGCCATTGGGATGAGGCCGAGCTGGTATCGCTGGGCGTGCCCGAGGTTGAGCTGCCGAGTGCACCGCTGACGGTCGCTGAGCCCGCCCCCGAGGCCGACAAGCCGCTGTCGCTGGCCGATGTCATGGCCGCGCCGCTGCAGGCGATCAATCCGCCGGCTCACGATGTGCCGCCGAGTCTGCTGCCACCGCCGGCCGACGAAGAGTCGTTCGATGAAGAATTGATGGAGGTCTTCGTCGAAGAAGCCGGCGAAGTGCTGGAAACCGTCGGCGAATTTCTGCCGCAATGGTGCGCCGACCCGGCCAACAAAGAAGCTTTGATCGAAATCCGCCGCGCCTTTCACACCCTCAAGGGCAGTGGCCGCATGGTGCGGGCGTTGGTCATCGGCGAATTGGGCTGGTCGATCGAGAACCTGCTCAATCGGGTGCTCGACCGCAGCATCCAGCCTGCAGCCGACGTGCTGCAGGTGGTCGCCGACGTGGTCGCGCTGATGCCGGCCCTGGTCGATGAATTCGCCACCAAGGCCCAGCGCCAGCGTGATGATGTCGACCTGTTGGCCGCCACCGCGCATGCGCTGGCGAAAGGGCAGAGCCTGACGAAAGCCGATGCCCCGGCTGTCCCTATAGCGCCGCCTGAAGGTGAGGTCGAGGCTGTTGCGACAGTCGCTGAGCAGGACGACGTACTCGATGGCGAGCCCCTCTATGGAGAGCCCCTCGATCCGCAACTGTTGGAGATTTTCCGCAACGAAGCCGAAACCCACCTCGATACCCTGGTCGGTTTTCTTGCCAATTGCGCCCAGGAACTGCCACAGCCCGTCACCGACGACCTGCAGCGTGCCTTGCACACCCTCAAGGGCAGTGCCTACATGGCCGGGATTCTACCGGTGGCGGAGATAGCCGCACCGCTGGAAAAAATGCTCAAGGAATTCAAAAGCAACCTGATCCCGATGGATCTGGCCGAAGCCGAATTATTCAGCGCTGCCGAGAAGCTGTTCCGTCTGGGCCTGGCGCAGTTGGAAACTCAGCCGCTGGCTCTTTTGCCCGGTGCGCCGGAGTTCCTCGAGCGTGCGCACAAACTGCATCAGGATCGCCTCGAGGCCGCGCAAAGCAGTCGCCAGAGCGGGCAGGGCGAAACCCGCGATCCGCAGCTGATCGGCATTTTCCTCGCAGAGGGCATGGATATCCTGCTGGATGCCGAGGCTTTGCTGCGGCGCTGGCGCGAGCACCCGTCCGATCGTCAGGAATTGAGTGCCTTGCTGGACGAGTTGACGACCCTGGGGCGCGGCGCGGAAATGGCCGAATTGCCGCAGATCGATGAACTCTGTGAAGCCCTGCTCGACCTCTATGGTGCCGTGGAAGAAGGCAGCCTGGCGGTCAGCGAACGCTTCTTCAGCGAGGCGGAACAGGCGCATGAAGCACTGATCAACATGATGGATCAGGTCGCCGCCGGCCTCCAGGTCAGCGCCGAGCCTGCGCGGGTCGAGGCGTTGCGGGTTTTGCTCGGCGAAGCGCTGGATCCGCGCGCACTGGCACTGTTGTCCACGGAAGGTCAGGCGGGTCAGGAACCCGTCGAGTTGGATGCCGCCACTGCAGCGATCGAGCAGACGCCCTGGGCGCGGGAGAACGACGGCGAGACAGTGACGGCAGTCGAGTTGCAGGTCGATGAGGACGCCGGCTGCATGCCTGAGCATGCTGCTGCGCTCCCCGGTCATGAGGTGCTCGACGCGGAAATGGTCGAGATATTTCTCGAGGAAGCCGTGGATATCCTCGAAAGCGCTGGTCAGGCGCTGCAGCGCTGGAGCGCCGAGCCGGACAACAAGGCCGCCCTGTCGTCCCTGCAGCGTGACTTGCACACCCTCAAGGGTGGCGCAAGGATGGCCGAAATCCGTCCGATTGGCGACCTCGCCCATGAGCTGGAGTCCTTGTACGAAGGCTTGGTGGATCGGCGCTTCAGCCATTCCCCGGCGCTCGTCGCTCTGCTGCAGCAAAGCCATGACTGCCTGGCCATGTTGCTGGAGCAGCTACAAAATCAGGCTGAGTTGCAGCTGCCGCACGAGCTGATCGAGGCGATTCGTCGCTTCCGTCAGGGTGGTGGCGCGCAGAACCTGTCAGCTGCTGCCACGGCCGCCGAGGATGATCTCGAAGCCGAAGCCGAAGCCGAAGCCGAAGCCGAGCGTGAGGTTGAGGTTGAGGTTGACGATGAAGACGAGCTGGCGTCATCGCTGCACAGCGAGGACGAAATCGAGCTGAGTCTGGAGACGGACCTTGAGGCAGACGCTGGGCAGGATCTTGCTGAGGTCGAGCCAGAGGCCCTCGCAGTGCCTGCAGTAACCGATGCGGATAAACCCGCGGCAGCAGAGCTCGAGGATCAGCCCGATCAGGAGCTGGTGGACATCTTCCTCGAGGAGGGTTTCGATATTATCGACAGCTCTGGCGCGGCCCTGCTGCGCTGGATGGATGACGTCGACAACAGCCTCGAACTGGAAGCCCTGCAGCGCGATCTGCACACCCTCAAGGGTGGTGCACGAATGGCGGAAGTACGCGAGATTGGCGACCTCGCCCATGAACTCGAATTCCTTTACGAAGGGCTCGGTGATGGTCGGCTGCGTCCTAGTCAGGAGCTGTTCGACCTGCTCCAGACTTGCCACGATCGCCTGGCCGAGATGCTCGATGCGGTGCGTGGCAAGCGAGCGGTGCCCGATGGCGATGCGCTGATCGAGACGATCAAGCATTTTCGCGCCAACCCGGAGCAACAACTGAGCATACCCTCTGCCGTACAGCTCAAGGCAGTCGCGGAAAACCAGGGGCAGGACGATGACGAGTCGGACATCCTCGACATCTTTCTGGAGGAGGCCGACGACCTGTTGGAGTCGATGGAAGCAGCCATGGGCCGTTGGGACCAGAGCCGCGACGATGGCGCGGCTATCGATGACATGTTGCGCGTCCTGCATACCCTCAAGGGCGGCGCGCGGCTGGCCGGACAGAATCGTCTGGGCAACCTGACCCATGACCTTGAATCACACCTGAGCGAGGCCCTGCTGCAAGGTGCGCCTTGGCCGGAAAGCCTGTTCCTCGATGTGCAGTCTGGTTTCGAGGGGCTGCAGAAAGAACTCGATCAACTGCGTCAGCGTCTGCAAGCCAGTTTTGCTGAGGACGACAATGCGGCGGCTGGCGTTGGGGCAACGGCGGCAAAAGTCCCCGGACTGCTAGCGCCTATAGTCGCGGCCAGCGAACTGCCGGCCCGGGAGCTGGTGGCGAAAGTCCTGCCGTTCGTTCGTCGTGCGCAGGAAGCCGCGCAGGAAGCTGCCGCGCGACGTGCTCCGCAGGAGCTGGTCAAGGTGCCGGCGGAACTGCTCGAAGGCCTGGTTAACCTGGCCGGTGAGACCTCGATCTTTCGCGGTCGGGTCGAGCAACAGGTCAGCGATTTTGGTTTTACCCTGAGTGAGATGGAAGCCACCATCGACCGGGTGCGCGACCAACTGCGACGTCTGGACATCGAAACCCAGGCGCAGATTCTCAGTCGTTACCAGGCCGAGGCCGAGCGCGCCGGTTACGAGGATTTCGATCCGCTGGAAATGGACCGCCATTCGCAGTTGCAGCAGCTTTCACGCGCACTGTTTGAGTCGGCCTCCGACTTGCTTGATCTGAAAGAAACCCTGGCCATGCGTAACCGTGATGCGGAAACCCTGTTGTTGCAACAGGCGCGGGTCAACACCGAGCTGCAAGAAGGCTTGATGCGCACCCGCATGGTGCCCTTCGATCGACTGGTCCCGCGGCTGCGGCGGATTGTCCGTCAGGTTGCTGGTGAGTTGGGCAAGCAGGTCGAATTCGTTCTCGGCAATGCCGACGGCGAGATGGACCGCACCGTGCTCGAACGTATTGTCGCGCCGCTGGAGCATATGTTGCGCAATGCCGTCGACCATGGCATCGAGTCGGCGGCGGTGCGCCGCGCCGCGGGCAAGCCGGAGCAGGGTACTATCCGCCTGAATCTGGGGCGCGAGGGCGGTGATATCGTCTTGACCCTCAGTGACGATGGCGGCGGGATCAAGCTCGATGCCGTTCGGCGCAAGGCCATCGAACGTGGCCTGATGGACCAGGGGTCGGATCTGACCGATCACGAAATTCTCCAGTTCATTCTTGAGGCTGGATTTTCCACTGCCGAGGCGGTCACCCAGATTTCCGGGCGTGGCGTCGGCATGGACGTGGTGCATTCCGAGGTCAAGCAACTCGGCGGCTCCATGAGCATCGACTCGACACCGGGCGAAGGTACGCGCTTTGCCATTCGTCTGCCGTTCACCGTGTCGGTCAACCGCGCGCTGATGGTGCTGTCGGGCGAAGACCTCTATGCCATCCCGCTGAACACCATCGAAGGCATCGTGCGGATTTCCCCCTACGAGCTGGAGGCGCTCTATGATCAGAGTGGCTCGGCTGCGGTGGAGACACCTCGTTTCGAGTATGCCGGTCAGGCCTACGAGTTGCGTTACCTCGGTGACCTGCTGAGTAACGGCCAGCAACCCAAACTGGTCGGCCAGAGCCTGCCCTTGCCGGTGATTCTGGTGCGCTCGAGCGAGCACGCGGTGGCGGTGCAAGTCGATTCCCTGGCCGGTTCCCGCGAGATTGTGGTGAAGAGCCTCGGGCCGCAGTTCGCCGGGGTACACGGAATTTCCGGCGCGACTATTCTGGGTGACGGTCGCGTGGTGGTGATTCTCGACCTGCTGGCAACCATCCGCGTGCTGCATGCGCACCTGCTCAATCAACTGCATCCGCGCATGCTTGGCCACACGGCGACTGCCGCGGAAATTGAAGCGGATCGGCCGACCCTGGTCATGGTGGTGGATGACTCGGTCACCGTACGCAAGGTCACCAGCCGTCTGCTTGAGCGTAACGGTATGAACGTATTGACGGCCAAGGACGGCGTGGACGCCATCTCTCAGCTGCAGGAACACAAGCCCGACATCATGTTGCTGGACATCGAAATGCCGCGCATGGACGGTTTTGAAGTGGCAACGCTGGTGCGTCACGACGAGCATCTGAAAGACCTGCCGATCATCATGATCACCTCGCGTACCGGTGCGAAACACCGTGAGCGAGCGCTGGCGATTGGTGTCAACGAATACCTCGGCAAACCCTACCAGGAGTCGCTATTGCTCGAGAGCATTGCCAAGTTGGTGGATCGCCGCCCAGTAGAGCGCCACCCGGACTCGCGCGCATGA
- a CDS encoding CheR family methyltransferase, with the protein MQSGAWALQPVVDMAAAEFRAWQALLEERTGVVISEQRQAFLQTNLSARMRELGVADYATYFRQVTDGPRGAVEWSTLLDRLTVQETRFFRHRPSFDVLERYLRERLQQGLTSPWELWSVGCSSGEEPYSLAITAAEVLRDSEQPEHFGVTGTDISLNALSKARDGQYVPRKLEQIDTELGQRYFVAQADGRFKVVADLAARVCCARLNVLELAKAPMSGMDVIFCQNLLIYFRRWRRREILNCLAERLAPGGLLVVGVGEVVGWQHPDLLPVADEQVLAFTRKG; encoded by the coding sequence ATGCAGTCAGGCGCCTGGGCTTTGCAACCAGTGGTGGACATGGCCGCCGCCGAGTTTCGCGCGTGGCAAGCGCTGCTCGAGGAACGCACCGGTGTGGTGATCAGCGAGCAGCGGCAGGCGTTCCTGCAGACCAATCTGAGTGCGCGGATGCGTGAATTGGGTGTGGCGGATTACGCCACCTATTTCCGTCAGGTCACTGATGGTCCGCGCGGGGCAGTCGAGTGGTCGACCCTGCTTGATCGCCTGACCGTGCAGGAGACTCGTTTCTTTCGCCACCGGCCATCGTTCGATGTGCTCGAGCGTTACCTGCGTGAGCGGCTACAACAAGGATTGACCAGTCCGTGGGAGTTGTGGAGCGTGGGTTGCTCAAGTGGCGAGGAACCTTATTCGTTGGCCATCACGGCGGCTGAAGTGCTGCGTGACAGCGAGCAGCCCGAGCACTTTGGCGTAACGGGTACCGATATCAGCCTGAACGCCCTGAGCAAGGCGCGTGATGGTCAGTATGTCCCGCGCAAGTTGGAACAAATCGATACGGAGTTGGGTCAACGCTATTTTGTGGCCCAAGCCGATGGACGCTTCAAAGTAGTAGCGGATCTGGCGGCGCGAGTGTGTTGCGCCAGGCTCAATGTGCTGGAGTTGGCCAAGGCGCCAATGTCCGGTATGGACGTCATTTTTTGTCAGAACTTGCTGATCTATTTTCGCCGCTGGCGTCGCCGAGAGATCCTCAACTGCCTGGCCGAGCGCCTGGCACCGGGTGGTCTGCTGGTGGTGGGAGTGGGTGAAGTAGTCGGTTGGCAGCATCCGGACTTGCTTCCGGTGGCCGACGAGCAAGTGCTGGCGTTTACCCGCAAGGGATAG
- a CDS encoding methyl-accepting chemotaxis protein, which produces MKKLNTGNLFTSTRSSTLIAGLFIVLIVSIVLLFANFAYINTQSNYDTEYISHAGELRVLSQRIAKNSTEAAAGTAEAFGLLREARNDFETRWGYLTDGNQASGVPSAPEPVQAQMTAVQQDWDSLRQNTDAILASEQTVLSLHQVAETLAETIPQLQVEYEEVVDILLESGASAAQVSVAQRQSLLAERILGSVNKVLAGDQNSVQAADMFGRDASLFGRVLSAMLEGNAAMEIAKVNDAEALDRLAEISELFEFVSGSVDEILETSPELFQVRESANGIFTVSQTLLDKASELAVGFEDMADGRAINTLAGYVLGILALGSIILIGIVMVRVTNRRLAETAEKNERNQAAILRLLDEIADLADGDLTVAATVTEDFTGAIADSINYSIDQLRDLVVTINLTAVQVAGAAQETQATAMHLAEASEHQAQEIAGASAAINEMAVSIDQVSANASESSAVAERSVAIANKGNEVVHNTITGMDNIREQIQDTSKRIKRLGESSQEIGDIVSLINDIADQTNILALNAAIQASMAGDAGRGFAVVADEVQRLAERSSAATKQIEALVKTIQTDTNEAVISMEQTTSEVVRGAHLAQDAGVALEEIEKVSKTLAALIQNISNAARQQASSAGHISNTMNVIQEITSQTSSGTTATAKSIGNLAKMASEMRKSVSGFTLPESGEQA; this is translated from the coding sequence ATGAAAAAACTAAATACAGGCAACTTATTCACGAGTACGCGCAGCAGCACGCTGATCGCTGGGCTGTTTATCGTCCTGATCGTCTCCATCGTGCTGTTGTTTGCCAACTTCGCCTACATCAACACGCAATCCAATTACGATACGGAATACATCAGCCACGCTGGTGAGCTGCGGGTTCTGTCCCAGCGTATTGCCAAGAACTCCACCGAAGCGGCTGCCGGTACGGCCGAAGCCTTCGGTCTGTTGCGCGAGGCGCGCAACGACTTCGAGACCCGTTGGGGTTATCTGACCGACGGCAACCAGGCGAGCGGTGTGCCCTCTGCGCCGGAGCCCGTGCAGGCGCAGATGACTGCCGTGCAGCAGGACTGGGATAGCCTGCGGCAGAACACCGACGCCATTCTGGCCAGCGAGCAGACCGTTCTGTCCCTGCACCAGGTGGCCGAGACCCTGGCGGAAACCATCCCGCAGCTGCAGGTCGAGTACGAAGAAGTGGTCGACATCCTCCTGGAAAGCGGAGCATCGGCCGCCCAGGTTTCGGTGGCCCAACGCCAGTCGCTGTTGGCCGAACGTATTCTCGGCTCGGTGAACAAGGTACTGGCCGGTGACCAGAACTCGGTGCAAGCGGCCGATATGTTCGGTCGCGATGCCAGCCTGTTCGGGCGGGTATTGAGCGCCATGCTGGAAGGCAATGCGGCAATGGAAATTGCCAAGGTCAACGACGCGGAAGCGCTCGATCGACTGGCGGAAATTTCCGAGCTGTTCGAGTTTGTTTCCGGTTCGGTAGATGAAATTCTCGAAACCTCGCCGGAACTGTTCCAGGTGCGGGAGTCGGCCAACGGCATTTTCACCGTATCGCAGACCCTCTTGGATAAAGCCTCCGAGCTGGCTGTCGGCTTCGAAGACATGGCTGACGGCCGTGCCATCAACACCCTGGCTGGATACGTGCTGGGCATTTTGGCGTTGGGCTCGATCATCCTGATCGGCATCGTGATGGTGCGGGTAACCAACCGCCGCCTCGCTGAAACTGCCGAGAAGAACGAGCGTAACCAGGCTGCGATTCTGCGACTGCTCGACGAAATCGCCGACCTCGCCGATGGCGACTTGACCGTTGCCGCGACCGTAACCGAAGATTTCACCGGTGCTATCGCCGACTCCATCAACTACTCCATCGACCAGCTGCGCGACTTGGTGGTGACCATCAACCTGACTGCTGTTCAGGTAGCTGGCGCCGCCCAGGAAACCCAGGCCACGGCGATGCACCTGGCCGAAGCCTCGGAGCACCAGGCTCAGGAAATCGCCGGGGCATCGGCTGCGATCAACGAAATGGCCGTGTCGATTGACCAGGTATCGGCGAACGCCTCGGAGTCCTCCGCGGTAGCGGAGCGTTCGGTAGCCATTGCCAACAAGGGTAACGAGGTGGTGCACAACACCATCACCGGCATGGATAACATTCGTGAGCAGATCCAGGACACCTCGAAGCGGATCAAGCGCCTCGGTGAGTCGTCCCAGGAGATCGGTGACATCGTCAGCCTGATTAACGACATTGCCGACCAGACCAACATCCTCGCTCTCAACGCCGCGATCCAGGCCTCCATGGCCGGTGACGCGGGCCGCGGCTTCGCCGTGGTAGCGGACGAAGTCCAGCGCCTGGCGGAACGTTCCTCGGCGGCGACCAAGCAGATCGAGGCCCTGGTCAAGACGATTCAGACCGATACCAACGAGGCGGTTATCTCGATGGAGCAGACCACCTCCGAGGTGGTGCGCGGTGCACACTTGGCGCAGGACGCCGGGGTCGCGCTGGAGGAGATCGAGAAGGTATCCAAGACCCTCGCAGCCCTGATTCAGAACATCTCCAACGCGGCGCGCCAACAGGCTTCTTCGGCCGGTCATATTTCCAACACCATGAACGTGATTCAGGAGATCACCTCGCAGACCTCGTCCGGTACCACGGCTACGGCCAAGAGCATTGGTAACCTGGCCAAGATGGCCAGTGAGATGCGTAAGTCGGTTTCCGGCTTTACCCTGCCAGAAAGCGGCGAGCAGGCATAA
- a CDS encoding chemotaxis protein CheW yields MTDTQTPFQTLLGIDQRCRLLAAGLPLQQAAVQTWSGIGFRMGERFFVAPMGEIGEVLHEPRHTLLPGVKSWVKGVANVRGRLLPVMDLCGFFGNELSPLRKKRRVLVVDHQDVFAGLTVDEVFGMQHFPVDAFSEQLPPLEASIAPFIHGVFQREQPWLVFSPHALAQHQGFLDVAF; encoded by the coding sequence ATGACGGATACGCAGACACCTTTTCAAACCCTCCTCGGAATCGACCAGCGTTGCCGGCTGCTGGCGGCTGGCCTGCCGTTGCAGCAGGCCGCCGTGCAAACCTGGAGCGGCATCGGTTTTCGCATGGGCGAGCGATTTTTCGTCGCGCCCATGGGCGAGATAGGGGAGGTGCTGCACGAGCCGCGTCATACCTTGTTGCCCGGGGTTAAAAGCTGGGTCAAGGGCGTGGCCAACGTGCGCGGACGTCTGTTGCCAGTGATGGACTTGTGCGGCTTCTTCGGTAACGAGTTATCGCCGCTGCGCAAGAAACGGCGGGTGCTGGTGGTCGATCACCAGGACGTATTCGCCGGGCTGACGGTCGATGAAGTGTTCGGCATGCAGCATTTTCCGGTGGACGCCTTCTCCGAGCAGCTACCGCCGCTCGAGGCATCCATCGCGCCGTTTATTCATGGCGTCTTCCAGCGCGAGCAGCCCTGGTTGGTGTTCAGTCCTCATGCGCTGGCCCAGCACCAGGGGTTTCTCGATGTTGCGTTTTAA